DNA from Petropleomorpha daqingensis:
GGCCGGCGACTGGACGGTCCGGGCCAACGAGTCCACCGCGAACGACCGCTTCTGCCTGGCCGGCGTCGGCGAGGTGCAGGCGGCCCTGCGGGTCTCGGGCACCGGCATGGCGGTGGTCAACGCCGACTACGTGAGCATCTACGACAACAAGATCCACGACAACGTGCCGGCCGTGGACCCGTCGACGCTGCAGTTCCCGGCCGCGGGCCTGGCGCTGCTGACTCTGCCCCCGTTCAACAATCCCCAGAACGTCGACCCCGGACCCGTCGAGAACGTGGAGGTGCTGAGCAACAACATCCTCGGCAACACCCCGGTCGACATCCTGCGCGGCTGGCCGCCGCCGCTGGACCAGCAGTTCCCACCGGTCGGGAAGGGCATCTCGATCCGCGGCAACAACTGCGAGACCAGCATCCCGGCGTCCGTCTGCGGCTGACGGGCCGGCGTGCCGGAGGCCCTCCGCCTGCACAGGAGGGCCTCCGGTGCGTCCGCTACCTCCGGCGGCCCAGGAGCCAGCCGATCGCGACACCGAAGACCGTGAGCAGCGCGCCGACGCCAGCACCCAGCAGAAACGTCTGCACGTCGCTGCCACCGGCCGGAGCAGCAGCGGCCCGGCCGGTGAAGACCTGGGGAGCCTCGGCAGCAGAAGGCTCGGCGACGGCCTCCGAAGCGGTCGGCCGGGCCGACGGCGCCGACCGGATCGGTACGACGGCGCCGGTCAGCTCGGCGTCGATCGCCTTGAAGAACTGCCCGGCCATCCGCTTGGCCACGCCGGTCATCATCCGCTGCCCCACGCCGGCCACCGGGCCGCCGACCACGGCGTCCGCCGAGTAGGTCAGCGTCGTGGAGTCCCCATCGGGAGCCAGGGTGATCGTCACCGTCGCCCGCACCTGCCCCGGCGCACCCGCGCCCGAGGCGTGCATGACGTAGGACGTCGGCCGGTCCTGGTTGGTCAGCCGGACCTCGCCGGCGTAGGTGCCGCGGATCGCGCCGACCCCGACCGAGACGTTCATCTTGTACTCGTCCGCGCCGGTCTTCTCGAGCGATTCGCAGCCCGGGATCGTCCGCGCCAGCACCGCCGGGTCGGTGATCACCGACCAGACCCGCTCGGGGTCCGCGTGCAGCACCGCAGAGCCGTCGAGGTTCACGCCAGAACTCCCGTCCCCCGAGCAGTCCGCTCGGCATCTTCGTCGCGCATCAGGTCGTACAGCTCGGTCGGCGAGATCGGCATCGAGGCGATCCGCCGTCCCGTCGCGTCCTCGATCGCCGAGGCGATCGCCGCCGTCCCGGGGATGACCCCGGCCTCGCCGGCGCCCTTCAGC
Protein-coding regions in this window:
- a CDS encoding CoxG family protein produces the protein MNLDGSAVLHADPERVWSVITDPAVLARTIPGCESLEKTGADEYKMNVSVGVGAIRGTYAGEVRLTNQDRPTSYVMHASGAGAPGQVRATVTITLAPDGDSTTLTYSADAVVGGPVAGVGQRMMTGVAKRMAGQFFKAIDAELTGAVVPIRSAPSARPTASEAVAEPSAAEAPQVFTGRAAAAPAGGSDVQTFLLGAGVGALLTVFGVAIGWLLGRRR